CCAGCTGGAGGCCCACCGAATGGAGGCGACCGGCCCGCGCCATCTTCCAGACCGGCGAGGCCAGGGCCGCGGGGGCCACCTCCGGGGCGCTCGCCGCTTCCGCCTCCTGCACAGGGCCCGAGCAGCCGGCCAGGAACCACAGACACAGCAGCAAGCCCACCGGCGCGCGGCCGGTCAGCCTCCCAAGCATCCCTCGCATGATGTCCTTTCGGGTTTCCACGAGAAGGGGAAACCAGACGGCATCAGTAATAGCATGGCGGGAGCCTGCTCAGGCAGCAGCCCGGGGACACTCACTCGGGCAACGCGCTGTGTCTGATGAATCTCCATTTGGTAGGGAATGTGCTCAACGAATGCCCACGGTCTCGATGTGGCCCAGGAGCGCCGCCGCGAGCGGGGGCACGACGGCACGTGGAATGGCGTGTCCCATCCCGTCGATTCGCACCAGGGTCGAGCGCGGCAGGGTCGCCGCGAGGAACCGCGAGTTGGACTCGGGGTTGGTGGGGTCCTCTGGGGTGGCGATGACGAGCGTGGGCACGGTGACGTGCGCGAGCTCCGCCCCACGCGCCAGCCCGGAGGGGTCGGCCCGCGCATGGGCAGTCGACGTGTCGTGACGGCCGGCGTGGGCGATGATGCGCCGCTCGAGTGCGCGGAACTCCTCGGCGTCGAAGGGAATCACCTTGCCGTTGAGCCTGCGCCAGTTCTCGACCCGCCATTCAATCTGCGCCTCGCGCTCCCGCGGCTCGAACATCTGGCCCCAGAACGCGTACAGCTCAGGGGCGATGGGGGCGCGCGCCGTCACGTTGGCGCGGGCGGGCGCGCCTTCGAGGGCGGGCGCCCCGAGGACCGTCGCGCTGAGCAGCCGCTCGGGATGGGCGACCAGGAGCCACTGCACCAGAAACCCTCCCAGCGACAGGCCTACGACGTGCGCACGCTCGATGCCGAGCGCATCGAGGATGGCCAGTGCGTCCTCGGCCATCCGGGTGGCGGAGTAGGGGACCCTGTCGAAAGCCCAGGTGGATGCGCCTGTGTCCCGGTGGTCATAGCGGATGACCCGGTGCTTCCGGGCCAGCGCGTCCACGAGCGCGTCGGGCCAGACCAGCCCCGAGGCGGTGGAGCCCATGATGAGCAGAATGGCGGGAGCATCCTCCGGACCCCGTGACTCGACCCAGAGCGAGACTCCCTCGGCGACCTCGATGAAGCGTTCCATGGTCCCAGCTTCGCAGGCCCGCACGCGGAGGGGCTCATTTCCTTCACACCCGCTTCGCCACCACCGCGTCCAGACCGTCCTGGACGCGGTGACTCGGCTGGAGTCGGTGGTCCGCGCTTCGACCGGGCCGACCCGTGCTGCCCTTCGTGAGCGGTGGCTCAGTTGCCCGCGTAGGCAGACATATTGCTGCCCGGGTAGCCGCCGGTGCCGGACCAGGTGGAGGGCAGCGTCACGAGGCCCGGCTGCACCTTGTAGGAACCGGTGCCGCTGGTGTGTCGCCAGTAGACGTCACCCCCGCCGGTGGGGCTGAGCACGGCCAGCCAGTACGTCGTGCCCGCCGTCACCGCCTGTGACGTGAGGGTGCAGACATTCCAGGCACCAGGGGTGACTGTCGCGATGGTGCAGCTGTGCAGCAGCGCGCCGGGCGTCCCGCTCCCATTCCCATGAACTCACGCGTCCCCGCATCGAGAGGCTGTCCTGGCGCCGTCCGCGGCCCGGTCTGCTCAGAGCGCGGCGAAGATGTCGTCAATCGTGGCGCGCATCGACTTCGAGCTCCGCACGCGGAACGTCGACTCGGTGAGGCGCGCCGACTCGATGCGGTCGACGCGGAGCATGCGCACGGCCCCTCGCAGGTGGTCCCAGCCGAGCAGGAACCAGGCGGGCCAGCTGAGCAGGAGGTAGTGCGGCTCCACGACGCGCACCGTGCTCACGTCGTGCGCGCGGTAGGTCCGCTCCAGCGCGCGTTGCTCGAAGAACGACTCCTGGATGGGGCGGAGCACCGAGGGGCCTTGAGGCTCTCGGGGCACGAGCGAGGAAATAGAAGCGGAGAGGTTCCCGCTGGCTGTGGGCGGCCCGCCTGGTGCGCCGGGACTCAGCGCGGCGTGAGCTTGAGCAGCTTGCCGTTGGTGGCGTCGGTCAGCAGGTAGAGCGCTCCGTCGGGTCCCTGCACCACCTCGCGGATGCGCGCGCCCAGCTCCGCCAGGAGCCGTTCCTCGCCCACCACGCGGTCATTCCTCATCATCAGCCGCACCAGCGCCTGGCTGGACAGCCCTCCGATGAAGATGTCGTTGCGCCACTCGGGGAACAGCTCCCCGGTGTAGATGGTCATCCCCGAGGGGGAAATCACAGGGTCCCAGTAGTACACGGGCTGCTCCATGCCCGGG
Above is a window of Pyxidicoccus xibeiensis DNA encoding:
- a CDS encoding alpha/beta fold hydrolase, whose protein sequence is MERFIEVAEGVSLWVESRGPEDAPAILLIMGSTASGLVWPDALVDALARKHRVIRYDHRDTGASTWAFDRVPYSATRMAEDALAILDALGIERAHVVGLSLGGFLVQWLLVAHPERLLSATVLGAPALEGAPARANVTARAPIAPELYAFWGQMFEPREREAQIEWRVENWRRLNGKVIPFDAEEFRALERRIIAHAGRHDTSTAHARADPSGLARGAELAHVTVPTLVIATPEDPTNPESNSRFLAATLPRSTLVRIDGMGHAIPRAVVPPLAAALLGHIETVGIR
- a CDS encoding helix-turn-helix transcriptional regulator; translated protein: MLRPIQESFFEQRALERTYRAHDVSTVRVVEPHYLLLSWPAWFLLGWDHLRGAVRMLRVDRIESARLTESTFRVRSSKSMRATIDDIFAAL